One window of Phoenix dactylifera cultivar Barhee BC4 unplaced genomic scaffold, palm_55x_up_171113_PBpolish2nd_filt_p 002233F, whole genome shotgun sequence genomic DNA carries:
- the LOC120109468 gene encoding uncharacterized protein LOC120109468 translates to MGCGPDEVGSTMSGEEVEMAEEWFFPRRGFHLEPVGSEDRITRPPPGRIRVYLETLWAGLRFPLHGFVNELLAAYQVVLTQLAPNAWRMIVGFLSLCLAHGVPTSVNVFRWYFLLKSNPGDGEWLYLALRGGRPLFQGAPTSIHGWKEKFFFLFSERTWGFDPRWEQARIKTTNKLPNLSKGEQKILDALSGLGENILLNDLVSEDALVNVGLSSVRPQDVPKMVMKNAALYARFRKRAAEIGGAPPEPRKKARTVSSAGVEASIAQGRPSRSEVRAAEAHLAEAHSALAVREQEVKVAQLKVKELEARVERAQEEARHAAQHGVRLFRESEEFRDLLEEETVDGLIRGFEDFRNQLRRLCPEFDLNLLQLGAGVKEGDGSEDPAGAEVQATEEDEVPTEGDLEGASDAALRAAGETQAETSAAGGLERAPIEYAEMIAVDDLGVAPAS, encoded by the exons ATGGGTTGTGGTCCGGACGAAGTTGGGTCCACCATGAGTGGCGAGGAAGTAGAGATGGCTGAGGAATGGTTTTTCCCTCGGCGGGGGTTCCATCTGGAACCTGTGGGGTCGGAGGATCGAATAACGAGGCCTCCTCCGGGCCGGATCAGAGTGTACTTGGaaacactctgggccggcctgcggttcccccTTCACGGGTTCGTGAATGAGCTGCTGGCGGCGTATCAAGTCGTCCTGACGCAGCTTGCTCCGAATGCGTGGAGGATGATTGTCGGTTTTTTATCCTTGTGCCTGGCGCACGGGGTGCCGACCTCTGTAAATGTCTTCCGGTGGTACTTCTTGTTGAAGTCCAACCCAGGAGATGGAGAGTGGCTCTACCTTGCCCTTCGAGGTGGTCGACCACTCTTCCAGGGTGCTCCGACATCCATTCATGGATGGAAggagaagtttttctttttgttttccgAGCGGACGTGGGGGTTCGATCCTCGGTGGGAGCAAGCCCGAATCAAAACCACCAACAAGCTCCCCAACTTGTCCAAGGGCGAGCAGAAGATCCTCGACGCTCTTAGCGGCCTCGGGGAGAATATTCTGCTGAACGACCTTGTGAGCGAGGACGCTCTGGTCAATGTTGGCCTGAGCTCGGTACGCCCTCAGG aCGTTCCGAAGATGGTGATGAAGAACGCGGCCCTTTACGCTCGGTTCCGAAAGAGGGCAGCCGAGATTGGTGGGGCTCCgcccgagccgaggaagaaagccAGGACCGTATCTAGTGCAGGTGTTGAGGCGAGCATAGCCCAGGGCAGGCCTTCCAG GTCGGAGGTGCGCGCTGCTGAGGCGCATCTAGCCGAGGCCCATTCGGCGCTCGCtgtccgcgagcaggaggtgaagGTTGCCCAGCTCAAGGTCAAGGAGCTCGAAGCCCGCGTGGAGAGGGCCCAGGAGGAGGCTCGGCACGCGGCTCAGCACGGGGTGAGACTCTTTCGagaatcggaagagtttcgtGACCTGTTGGAGGAAGAGACCGTGGACGGGCTCATCCGCGGCTTTGAGGACTTCCGTAACCAATTGAGGCGTCTCTGCCCCGAGTTCGACCTCAATCTGCTCCAACTCGGAGCGGGGGTCAAGGAGGGGGATGGGTCTGAAGACCCGGCTGGGGCCGAAGTTCAGGCGACCGAGGAGGATGAGGTTCCCACTGAGGGGGATCTCGAAGGAGCTTCTGATGCTGCCCTCCGAGCTGCTGGTGAAACCCAGGCCGAGACCTCCGCTGCAGGTGGACTTGAGAGAGCTCCGATAGAGTATGCCGAGATGATTGCTGTGGATGACCTCGGAGTTGCGCCCGCCTCTTAG